Proteins encoded together in one Pseudomonadota bacterium window:
- the lexA gene encoding transcriptional repressor LexA, with product MLTRKQHELLCFIQERLESSGVSPSFEEMKDALDLKSKSGVHRLVSALEERGFIRRLPNRARALEVLKLPEGGLTTSAPSVALGGSNALPPANLVSTAGAAPLAANDVLEIPLHGRIAAGAPIEALEGQSVLPVPAALLGSGDHYALEVSGDSMIEAGIFDGDFALIRRTDTARDGQIVVALVRGEEATLKYLRRDHKTIRLDPANASYEPQIYRADEVQIQGQLAGLLRRYN from the coding sequence ATGCTAACCCGTAAACAGCATGAACTGCTCTGCTTCATTCAGGAACGGCTGGAGTCGAGCGGCGTCTCGCCTTCATTCGAGGAAATGAAGGACGCGCTTGATCTGAAATCCAAATCCGGCGTGCACCGCCTGGTCAGCGCGCTGGAGGAACGCGGCTTTATCCGCCGTCTTCCCAACCGCGCGCGCGCCCTGGAAGTGCTGAAGCTGCCCGAAGGCGGACTGACGACATCCGCACCATCGGTCGCTCTGGGTGGCAGCAATGCCCTGCCACCGGCAAATCTGGTTTCGACGGCAGGCGCCGCGCCTTTGGCGGCCAATGACGTGCTGGAGATTCCTCTGCATGGCCGCATTGCCGCAGGTGCACCGATCGAGGCGCTCGAAGGACAGTCCGTGCTTCCGGTCCCGGCGGCGCTGCTCGGCAGCGGCGACCATTACGCCCTGGAAGTCTCTGGAGACTCGATGATCGAAGCGGGGATTTTCGATGGCGATTTTGCGCTGATCCGCCGCACCGATACGGCTCGCGACGGCCAGATTGTCGTGGCGCTGGTGCGCGGTGAGGAAGCGACGCTGAAATATCTGCGGCGCGATCACAAAACCATCCGGCTCGACCCAGCCAATGCCAGTTACGAACCGCAAATCTACCGCGCCGACGAAGTCCAGATTCAGGGCCAGCTCGCCGGACTGCTGCGGCGCTATAATTGA